A single genomic interval of Cucumis sativus cultivar 9930 chromosome 7, Cucumber_9930_V3, whole genome shotgun sequence harbors:
- the LOC101216032 gene encoding two-pore potassium channel 1 translates to MGSQDARQPLLPTSSNTLETRVINIPRSKRRLRRTKSAPHANSPTEITHTSNVPATGPVPRSGLIFGNLHPSFRRVALVLITYLGIGTLCFYLVRHQIQGEKTNRLVDAIYFTIVTMTTVGYGDLVPNSPSTKLLACAFVFTGMALVGLILSNAADYLVEKQEILLFKAFHIDQNGHCDISKEIDTNKARNKCIVVFLLLLLFIISGTAFLVTIEKLDFIDAFYCVCSTITTLGYGDQSFSTKWGRVFAIFWILISTITLAQFFLYIAELNTERRQKSLVKWVLSKKVTDIDLEVADIDDDGVVGAAEFVIYKLKEMGKITEDDISLVLNEFENLDVDQSGTLSISDITLAQLS, encoded by the exons ATGGGTAGCCAAGATGCTAGACAACCACTGTTACCAACATCATCTAATACTTTAGAAACAAGGGTAATAAATATTCCTAGAAGCAAAAGGCGATTGAGGCGCACCAAGAGTGCTCCTCATGCAAATTCTCCTACTGAGATCACCCACACCAGCAACGTGCCGGCCACAGGTCCAGTTCCACGTTCAGGATTAATATTCGGAAATCTACACCCGAGTTTCAGAAGAGTAGCCTTAGTTTTAATAACATACCTGGGTATAGGAACTTTATGTTTTTACCTTGTCAGGCACCAAATCCAAGGGGAGAAAACAAACAGATTAGTTGATGCCATATATTTCACTATTGTGACAATGACAACTGTTGGGTATGGAGATCTTGTCCCAAACAGTCCTTCCACAAAACTGCTAGCTTGTGCTTTCGTTTTCACAGGAATGGCCCTAGTTGGCCTAATACTGAGCAATGCAGCCGATTATTTGGTAGAGAAGCAGGAAATCTTGCTATTTAAAGCCTTCCATATTGACCAAAATGGCCATTGTGACATTTCGAAAGAAATCGATACTAATAAAGCTAGAAACAAGTGCATAGTGGtgtttctccttcttcttttgttcatcATTTCTGGGACTGCCTTTCTAGTTACCATTGAGAAGTTAGATTTTATTGATGCCTTTTATTGTGTATGTTCTACGATCACAACGCTAGGCTATGGAGATCAAAGCTTTTCAACCAAGTGGGGACGTGTGTTTGCCATTTTCTGGATCTTGATAAGCACCATCACTCTAGCTCAGTTTTTCCTTTACATTGCTGAGCTAAACACTGAAAGAAGGCAAAAGTCTCTTGTAAAGTGGGTTCTAAGTAAAAAGGTGACAGACATAGACCTTGAGGTTGCAGATATCGATGATGACGGTGTTGTCGG GGCTGCAGAATTTGTGATATACAAGCTGAAGGAGATGGGGAAGATTACTGAAGATGACATTTCACTTGTGTTGaatgaatttgagaatcttGATGTTGATCAATCAGGAACACTGTCCATATCTGATATAACACTTGCTCAATTATCTTAA